The following is a genomic window from Phaeodactylum tricornutum CCAP 1055/1 PHATR_bd_32x35 genomic scaffold, whole genome shotgun sequence.
GCGTCTCGCTCTCCAACCTTCGTTGCCACTGCCACGCTTCTTCCTGACCCACCACCCACAGTCCATCTCGCACAAAGCGTAGCTTTCCGGCTTGGAGGGCCATCCTTTTGGTCGGTACCACCAGCTTGATCGGCTTCCCATTAGCCCCGTATCCTTCCAACACCTTGTCCAACAACGTTTCGTCCCGACATAGCTGCACAGCTCGTTCCCAGGCTGATTTACGTGTGGAGAAGGATTCGCGGAGTGGCGATatccaacgcaacgaaatCGTCGGCAAAGGAACCCGCCAGCGTTCCTCCAAGGCGAGGGCGCACAAACCGTCGACATCATGTTCCTCTTCCAACAAGGCCGCGACAGCTTGATCGTGCTCGTTCATATCCGCTGCTACTTCTACGGTAGTACTCTCGTGAgattcgtcttcttccagaTCGGTGCCACCGGACTGTTGGGATCGACGTCGACTGTTCGCATTGGTGCCGCTGCTGTAACCGGGAAACTTTGGGGGCTGCGGGATTTTTTCGAGGAAATGGGCAAAGGAGGCTAACTTCAAGCGTCCGGATGGAGAAAATACAAAATAGGGACTCTTGGTGGTTGCTTTCTTGGCGGATGCGTTGTTGGCATTGTTGATACTGTTGTTCGTGGGATCGGATACTTTCACGACGACTTTCCAGGGACGGGAGCCGTAGGGGGGTAACATATTGGTTTCCAATTGTGCCAAGGCGTCGGCGGTAACGTTGTATACGGCTTGCCTTGTGGCAGGCGAGGCCACCGTGACGAGATAGGCGCGATCCGAACGGTAGGGCGGTCGAGATTTTTGACGCGCCGTCTTAATGTCGGTGAGGGTGGCGGTAACGAGCCAGACAGGTTGACTTGTTTGTGGACAGGTCAAGGCGAGCGGGTTCGTTTGGTTGTTTCGGCGATTTGCCGGTTTCTACCGATGTGTTTAACAACAATATGGAACAAAGCgagttggaaaaaggaagcaCGTTGGCGACCGGTGAGGGCATGGTCGTTGCGAGTACTGATCAGGGGGTACGAGcgacaacaaccaaaacacaacaacaacaagggCAGCAGGAACAAGCCCCTTACGGATGGATCAATTGCGGTGTACGTACCCGTGCATTCTTCGCGGCTTGTTGAGCCGCCTTTTTGGCCGCTTGGCGAGCCAATTTTTCCTTTCGAAGGGCGTTTTGACGATCCAGcgcttgctgttgcttctgTTGCAGGAGTTGCGCTTGCTGACGGGCCTGGGTACGTGCCGTGCCGCTTACGATGGGcagcgacggcggcggcggtggagtCTTCGGGACGCGTTGACGTAAGGTTACCATTCGAACGGCCAGGCTTCCGCAAGACGTGCTATTTTCCAATGGTGCGTACGATACGAGTGACTGCGAGTAGATCGATGTGGAGTAGGGAGGGATCGACGCGTTGATTGTTCGTCTGTTCAATGGATTGGAACGGAGGAAACTTGTGGGACTGTCTGGTATTGTATTTTACTGTTGGATGGACTCGTTGGGGGAGTTGTTTGTTGTAACTTTGCAGTGTTAATACCCACATACACACAACAACACGTTCGGTTGTATTTCTCTGGGAGGGGAAACCTGCGGGTATCTCTCGGCTTTGGGGGTTCGGATGGATCCGCGGATTCCACGAACACAATCACAGCCAAATGTCAACCAAGCAGTGTGCCTAGAGTTTCTGAACTGGAAAGTGAGTACTGGGAGTTCACGCGCACACGCGCACGCGCACTCACGCCATTCACGGTCAACGCTCGTTGGCGACCCCCCCACCTATCAAGATTCGTGTTCCATCCCAATCCATCCATCGAACGATCGATCATTAATCGATATTCCGCATTCCATGCACTTCCATGCCAATACCGGATTCCCGCTTTGCCTTCGCGTCCGTCCGTCGTGTCCAAGGAAACTCGATCGGTTTCGGTCTGCGCACAACCCCCCACCAAGCACGTTCTGGAACGGGAGAACGTGCCACGGGGATTGACCGTCCTCCACGTTGCGCACGTCACCCTGGGTACCTACCGATTGGTCGGCGGCTGCGCGCGAGTGTCCGGGTGCGCACGTCCCACCGCTCGCGATCCATCGAGGCGAACCAACGAAGCGCGGAAAGCACGAGATACGGTGGGTATCGTATAGTAGTGACTACGAACTATCCTTGGTCGATCGACATCCGCGGGGGACGAACCCCCGCTACTACCGTGGTGGGGGTCAGGCACTGCGTCGCACCGTAAAAATGACCGGACTGCACGCACTGTAAGATACTACCAGTCGTCCACGGTCCTCGTTTGGATGGATCACAATTCCACCACTCTTTTGGTTTTTGGATCTCTCTAGTATTATTACAACTACTACTATTACTTCAACTACTTACAACTAGTACAATCATGGCTGACACAACCTTTCTCTTTACTTCGGAATCCGTCAACGAGGGACATCCCGGTAGGTAGTGTGATACAGTACTGTAGgaatggatggatggatggatggatggatcgagAGTCGTTgcgtcggcgtcggcgtcgacgaaTCTCTCTGGGTTCCGGTTGGCTCACTCGCCCATTCACTTACTTGCATTCTTTCACTCACTCACTCCAACCCGATCTTCTCAGACAAGTTCTGCGATCAAGTGTCCGACGCGGTGCTCGATGCTTGCATTGCCGGTGACGAAATGTCGCGTGTGGCGTGCGAGACGTGCTGCAAGACGGGCATGGTCATGATCTTTGGAGAAATCACCACCGCGGCTACCGTCAACTACGAACAGGTCATTCGCGACGCCATCAAGGACATTGGCTACGACGACCCCGCCAAGGGATTCGACTACAAGACCTGCAACGTCATTGTCGCCATTGAAGAACAGTCGCCCGACATTGCGCAGTCCGTAGACGCCGTCAAGGTCGAAGACATTGGAGCCGGTGATCAAGGAATCATGTTTGGCTACGCCACCGACGAGACCGAGTCCCTCATGCCCCTCACGCACATGCTCGCTACGCAAATCGGCAGCAAGCTCACCGAAGTGCGCAAAAACGGAACCTGCGAATGGGTCCGTCCCGACGGCAAGACGCAGGTCACCTGCGAGTACAAACTCGTCAACGGAGTGCCCGTCCCGCAGCGAGTGCACACCATTGTCATCTCCACACAACACGCCGAAGACGTCACCAACGAACAGATCGCGGCCGACCTCATGGAACACGTCATCAAGCCCGTCGTCCCGGAAAAGTACCTCGACGAAAAGACCATTTACCATTTGAATCCGTCCGGCCGATTCGTCATTGGTGGACCCCACGGAGACGCGGGATTGACCGGGCGCAAGATCATCATTGACACCTACGGTGGATGGGGTGCGCACGGAGGTGGCGCCTTTTCCGGGAAGGATACCACCAAGGTCGATCGATCCGCCGCCTACGCCGCCCGTTGGGTCGCCAAGAGTCTCGTCGCCGCCAAGCTCTGCAAGCGGGCCCTCGTCCAGTTGAGTTACGCCATCGGCGTCCCCTACCCCCTctccgtctttgtcgattccTACGGAACCGTCAAGGAAGGCATGACCGATGCCGATCTCACCGAAGTCATCAACAAAAACTTTGATCTCCGACCGGGATGCATCATTCGCGACTTAAACTTGCGTCGCGCCGTCATGCGCAAGACCGCCGCCTACGGACACTTTGGACGGGAAGATCCCGACTTTACCTGGGAACAGGTCAAGGAACTCAAGCTCTAAACAAAAAGTTCCAAAACACCATATTATACAACAATAACACTAAACCGTCCGTTGGAAGTGCCGTGCGCTAGCGCCATCTTTTCTTCCTACGCACTATATCGTAAGCCGACTCTACCACCGTGCGACATGATGATAGTACCACCCACACCTACGGTAAGGCTGCTTCCATCATTTCCCATCGGAGACTCCATCCGTCCCCTTTGGCAACGGACCTCCTTCGAAACGGCTCGGCATACCATCCGTGGCTTGCCCTTGGCCCTCTGG
Proteins encoded in this region:
- a CDS encoding predicted protein: MADTTFLFTSESVNEGHPDKFCDQVSDAVLDACIAGDEMSRVACETCCKTGMVMIFGEITTAATVNYEQVIRDAIKDIGYDDPAKGFDYKTCNVIVAIEEQSPDIAQSVDAVKVEDIGAGDQGIMFGYATDETESLMPLTHMLATQIGSKLTEVRKNGTCEWVRPDGKTQVTCEYKLVNGVPVPQRVHTIVISTQHAEDVTNEQIAADLMEHVIKPVVPEKYLDEKTIYHLNPSGRFVIGGPHGDAGLTGRKIIIDTYGGWGAHGGGAFSGKDTTKVDRSAAYAARWVAKSLVAAKLCKRALVQLSYAIGVPYPLSVFVDSYGTVKEGMTDADLTEVINKNFDLRPGCIIRDLNLRRAVMRKTAAYGHFGREDPDFTWEQVKELKL